A region from the Halobacillus mangrovi genome encodes:
- a CDS encoding alanine/glycine:cation symporter family protein: protein MEVGSLQEVLTFLNDAMWGYILVAALLGLGLWFSIKLNFVQFRYIPEMIRVLFDKRSMTAEGKKGTSAFQAFTISTASRVGTGNLAGVAAAITVGGPGAIFWMWLVAILGGASAFIESTLAQIYKIPDKNQYRGGPAYYMEKGLNNRKLGIVFAVTITFTYGLVFSSVQSNTIRLAFERSFDIQKWVMGAILTFIVAAIIFGGLKRIAQVTQYIIPVMAIFYIILAAYVLFANIGQVPTMIGQIFQGAFGFREIAGGTFGGMILIGIKRGLFSNEAGMGSAPNAAATSEVTHPVKQGLIQTLGVFTDTLLICSATAVIILFAGEYAGTDLDGIQLTQSAFESQLGTWASIFIAVAIFLFAFSSIIGNYYYGETNIEFIKRSSGNIFVYRIAVLAMVMFGAVAEFGLVWSLADLTMGIMALINLYAIFRLSSVAYAALKDYRAQRKEGKDPVFYQDHLPGVKGIEYWRRDQDISYEKEDRKQANR, encoded by the coding sequence ATGGAGGTGGGATCGTTGCAAGAAGTGCTAACTTTCTTGAACGATGCAATGTGGGGATACATCCTTGTAGCTGCCCTTTTAGGACTAGGTTTATGGTTTTCCATTAAGCTTAACTTTGTGCAGTTCCGTTATATCCCTGAAATGATCCGTGTATTATTTGATAAGCGGTCGATGACGGCAGAAGGGAAGAAAGGAACATCGGCATTCCAAGCCTTTACCATCAGCACGGCCTCAAGAGTAGGAACAGGAAACCTTGCTGGTGTGGCAGCAGCCATTACCGTAGGTGGTCCTGGCGCTATTTTCTGGATGTGGCTTGTAGCCATTCTTGGCGGTGCTTCAGCCTTTATCGAAAGTACCCTGGCTCAAATCTATAAGATACCCGACAAGAATCAATATCGGGGCGGCCCTGCCTATTATATGGAAAAGGGTTTGAATAACAGAAAGCTTGGAATCGTCTTTGCGGTTACTATTACGTTTACTTATGGACTTGTATTTAGTTCTGTACAATCGAATACGATTCGTCTAGCTTTTGAAAGATCTTTTGATATCCAAAAATGGGTGATGGGAGCTATCCTTACGTTTATTGTAGCTGCGATCATTTTCGGTGGGCTAAAACGTATTGCGCAAGTCACGCAATATATTATCCCAGTCATGGCTATTTTCTATATTATTTTAGCGGCCTATGTGTTGTTTGCGAATATCGGACAAGTCCCTACTATGATCGGACAGATCTTTCAAGGAGCCTTCGGATTCAGGGAGATTGCTGGAGGGACATTTGGCGGAATGATTCTGATTGGGATTAAACGCGGTCTTTTCTCCAACGAAGCAGGTATGGGTAGTGCTCCGAATGCTGCTGCAACCTCTGAAGTTACTCACCCTGTTAAACAAGGACTGATCCAAACGTTGGGGGTATTTACGGATACATTGCTAATCTGTAGTGCCACTGCTGTTATCATTCTGTTTGCAGGCGAGTATGCGGGTACTGATCTTGATGGGATCCAGCTTACTCAATCAGCCTTTGAATCCCAATTAGGGACATGGGCATCCATCTTTATTGCCGTAGCAATTTTCTTATTCGCCTTTAGTTCCATCATTGGAAACTATTATTACGGTGAAACGAATATTGAATTTATCAAGAGAAGCTCTGGTAACATTTTTGTTTATCGTATTGCTGTATTGGCGATGGTTATGTTTGGTGCTGTTGCAGAATTTGGTCTCGTTTGGTCTCTTGCTGATTTAACGATGGGGATTATGGCACTCATTAACTTGTATGCAATCTTCAGGCTTTCCTCTGTCGCTTACGCCGCCTTGAAAGATTACAGGGCACAGCGTAAAGAAGGGAAAGACCCTGTCTTCTACCAAGATCATCTTCCAGGTGTAAAAGGGATAGAGTACTGGAGACGAGATCAGGACATCTCCTATGAAAAAGAAGATAGGAAGCAAGCGAATAGGTAA
- a CDS encoding ABC-F family ATP-binding cassette domain-containing protein, whose product MSLLSVNHISKSYGDKDLFNDLSFTIANNQRIGLIGVNGTGKSTLLKVLAGIEKGDTGELEHAKDFTVEYLPQEPDLDENKTVLEQIYYGETEIMKVMRQYEQVLVELAEKPEDPDVQNRMLALQQKMDETDAWEANTVAKTVLSKLGIEDYQKKVSSLSGGQKKRVAIAQALIQPADLLLLDEPTNHLDNETIEWLEEYLASYKGALMVVTHDRYFLNRVTNLIYELDRGNLYIYEGNYETFLEKKAEREEQERQAEMKHRNTLKRELAWLKAGVKARTTKQKARIQRVEAMKDKSFETNKENVDMAIGSTRLGNQVIELEGVSKSFGGQALIKDFNYLVVPGERLGIIGPNGSGKTTLLNIMAERVNPDEGQMNIGSTVKIGYYTQDHEEIDGSLKVIEYIKEVAEVISTADGEEITAEQMLERFLFPRPQQWTYIKRLSGGERRRLYLLRVLMSEPNVLFLDEPTNDLDTETLSVLEDYLDQFPGVVITVSHDRYFLDRVVDRLLAFEKEEIRRFYGNYSEYLEKRKEEEKAIQVEKKSVSAQEATRRSNRKRKLSYREKQEWDTIEDEIASLEEKLEAVSEEISEAASDFDKVQELYKKQEELEKQLEAKMERWEELSLIVEEMENNE is encoded by the coding sequence ATGAGTTTATTATCAGTTAATCATATAAGCAAAAGTTATGGAGATAAAGATCTTTTCAATGATTTATCCTTTACGATTGCCAATAACCAGCGAATTGGATTAATCGGAGTAAATGGTACAGGTAAATCAACTTTATTAAAGGTACTCGCTGGAATAGAAAAAGGGGATACAGGCGAGCTTGAGCACGCAAAAGATTTTACCGTGGAGTACTTACCTCAGGAGCCAGATCTAGATGAGAACAAAACGGTGCTTGAGCAAATCTACTATGGAGAAACTGAAATCATGAAAGTCATGAGACAGTATGAACAAGTCCTTGTAGAGCTCGCTGAGAAACCTGAAGACCCCGATGTGCAAAACCGCATGCTGGCTTTACAGCAGAAGATGGATGAAACAGATGCGTGGGAAGCTAATACAGTAGCAAAGACTGTTTTATCAAAACTAGGAATTGAAGATTACCAGAAAAAAGTAAGCTCATTATCAGGCGGGCAAAAGAAAAGGGTAGCGATCGCTCAAGCCCTTATTCAGCCAGCTGATTTGCTTCTATTAGATGAGCCTACCAACCATTTGGATAATGAAACAATTGAATGGTTAGAGGAATACCTTGCTTCCTACAAAGGGGCACTTATGGTAGTTACGCATGACCGCTATTTCTTGAATCGGGTCACCAACCTGATCTATGAACTCGATAGAGGGAACTTATATATCTATGAAGGAAACTATGAGACCTTCTTAGAAAAGAAAGCAGAGCGTGAAGAGCAGGAGCGACAAGCTGAAATGAAACACCGCAATACATTAAAGCGGGAGTTGGCCTGGTTGAAAGCGGGCGTGAAAGCAAGAACGACGAAGCAAAAAGCAAGGATCCAGCGGGTTGAAGCAATGAAGGACAAAAGCTTTGAAACCAATAAGGAAAATGTCGACATGGCGATAGGGTCGACAAGGCTTGGAAATCAAGTCATTGAACTCGAAGGAGTTTCCAAATCCTTTGGCGGCCAGGCATTAATCAAAGACTTCAATTATTTAGTCGTTCCGGGAGAACGGTTAGGTATTATCGGTCCTAATGGATCCGGAAAAACGACATTATTAAATATAATGGCCGAACGCGTGAATCCAGATGAGGGGCAAATGAACATTGGCTCTACAGTTAAGATTGGCTATTACACGCAAGATCATGAAGAAATAGATGGTTCGTTAAAAGTAATTGAATACATCAAAGAAGTAGCTGAAGTTATTTCAACAGCTGATGGGGAAGAAATTACAGCAGAGCAAATGCTGGAACGCTTTTTATTCCCACGACCGCAGCAATGGACGTATATTAAACGGTTATCTGGAGGAGAACGCCGCCGTTTATATTTGCTGCGTGTGTTGATGAGTGAGCCGAATGTGTTGTTTTTAGATGAGCCGACCAACGATTTAGATACAGAAACACTTAGTGTGTTAGAAGATTATCTAGACCAATTTCCGGGGGTTGTTATAACAGTCTCTCACGATCGCTACTTTCTCGATCGCGTAGTGGATCGCCTGCTAGCGTTTGAAAAAGAAGAAATCAGACGGTTCTATGGGAATTACTCTGAGTATTTGGAAAAACGTAAGGAAGAAGAGAAGGCGATTCAAGTAGAAAAGAAGTCAGTTTCTGCTCAAGAAGCGACAAGAAGATCAAATCGTAAACGGAAACTTTCCTATCGTGAAAAACAGGAATGGGATACGATCGAGGATGAGATTGCTTCATTAGAAGAGAAGCTGGAAGCAGTAAGTGAAGAGATTTCTGAAGCTGCCAGCGATTTTGATAAAGTTCAAGAGCTGTATAAAAAGCAAGAAGAACTTGAAAAGCAGCTTGAGGCTAAGATGGAACGCTGGGAAGAATTATCGTTAATTGTCGAAGAAATGGAGAATAATGAGTAG
- a CDS encoding aminopeptidase, with translation MKFPSQEKLDKYADLALKTGVNLQKGQKLMINSTIEGAEFTRVIAKRAYEMGAKDVHINWGDDALTRMKYEYVDQDTLSEVPEWQRQQYTYFAEEGAAILSVRSTDPDLLKGIDAGKVAAATKARSEAMSKFRQYTMNDRIQWSIVSIPIPAWAQKIFPNENGEDAVEKLWDQIFSIVRVDREDPIAAWEEHNKTLIKAREYLNKKQYSKLIYKAPGTDLEVDLPKGHIWKGGPAKTEKEGIQFNPNMPTEEVFTAPHKYGVNGKVSSTKPLNYGGNVIDNFTLTFEEGKVVDFTAEEGEETMKHLLETDEGSRRLGELALVPHESPISQSGLIFYNTLYDENASCHLALGKAYPNNMTGGSDMNEEELDKNGINDSLSHVDFMMGSAELDIDGVLEDGTEEPVMRKGSWAISFDE, from the coding sequence ATGAAATTTCCAAGTCAAGAGAAGCTTGATAAATACGCTGATTTAGCATTGAAGACGGGAGTGAACTTACAAAAAGGTCAGAAGTTGATGATCAACTCCACAATCGAAGGTGCTGAATTCACACGTGTGATTGCTAAGAGAGCTTATGAGATGGGAGCGAAGGATGTACATATTAACTGGGGAGATGACGCTTTAACCCGGATGAAATATGAATACGTCGATCAGGATACCCTTTCAGAAGTACCTGAGTGGCAGCGCCAGCAGTACACGTATTTTGCCGAGGAAGGGGCAGCAATTCTATCCGTTAGATCAACGGATCCGGATCTTCTAAAAGGGATTGATGCTGGTAAAGTTGCAGCAGCGACCAAAGCGAGATCAGAAGCGATGTCTAAGTTCCGTCAGTACACGATGAACGACCGAATTCAATGGTCGATTGTCAGTATTCCAATCCCTGCTTGGGCACAGAAGATTTTCCCGAATGAAAACGGGGAAGATGCTGTAGAAAAACTATGGGATCAAATTTTCAGTATCGTCCGTGTTGATCGTGAGGATCCTATTGCTGCCTGGGAAGAGCACAATAAAACATTGATCAAAGCTCGTGAGTATTTGAATAAAAAGCAGTACAGCAAGCTGATTTATAAAGCTCCAGGAACAGATTTAGAAGTGGATCTTCCGAAAGGCCACATTTGGAAAGGCGGACCTGCCAAAACGGAAAAAGAAGGTATTCAGTTCAACCCGAACATGCCAACAGAAGAGGTCTTTACAGCTCCTCATAAGTACGGAGTGAACGGAAAAGTGTCCAGCACCAAACCGTTAAATTATGGCGGTAATGTGATTGATAACTTTACTCTGACATTTGAAGAAGGGAAAGTCGTTGACTTCACTGCTGAGGAAGGGGAGGAGACGATGAAACACTTGCTTGAAACCGATGAAGGCTCTCGTCGTCTTGGAGAACTTGCCCTTGTACCACATGAGTCTCCAATTTCTCAGTCGGGATTAATTTTTTATAACACGCTTTATGACGAGAATGCTTCTTGTCACTTGGCACTAGGAAAAGCTTATCCGAATAACATGACAGGCGGTTCGGATATGAATGAAGAAGAACTTGATAAAAACGGAATCAACGACAGCTTATCACACGTTGATTTTATGATGGGCTCTGCTGAGCTTGATATTGATGGAGTGTTGGAGGATGGAACAGAAGAACCAGTGATGCGTAAGGGAAGCTGGGCCATCTCTTTTGACGAATAA
- the asnB gene encoding asparagine synthase (glutamine-hydrolyzing), whose product MCGIVGYVHKNHPYETKVIKDMMERIHHRGPDDGEYYNDEKVGLGFRRLSIIDMSKNANQPMFCENGRFILIFNGEIYNFHSLKDTLVARGHEFQSHTDSEVVLHGYEEYGADILQKLRGMYAFAIWDRDTEELFLARDPFGIKPLYYTNHTDDGTFLFGSEIKSFLSCPTFMKEFNEKALKPFLTFQYSALDETFFKGVYKLPPGHYMVYKNGQFDFYRYWDADYSENTKALKDAVASINEIMEDSVRYHRISDVKVGSFLSGGIDSSYVTTLLKPENTFSVGFKQHEGIFNETNLAEDLSEQLTIQNHKRLISGEEFFEKIPKIQYHMDEPHANLSSVPLYFLAELASQHVTVVLSGEGADELFGGYDWYQISSKQKAYEKIPFPVRRVVSKVCSHLPSNKMTNFLTKGGQKVEEKFIGQAKVFTDEDAKKVLKQPFYNDQTPAGILSSTYKRVAKANESTKMQYADINHWLPGDILQKADKMSNAHSLELRVPFLDKKVMEVAGDLHPSLRANQKDTKYALRQAAKSILPDEWANRPKVGFPVPIRHWMRQEKYFRHVKELFLSETASQFFHTEELLRYLNEHYEGRKNHHRYIWTVYVFLTWYEVYFIKDGQSPEKTEPKEIDQTLVYA is encoded by the coding sequence ATGTGTGGAATTGTTGGATATGTACATAAAAATCATCCGTATGAAACGAAGGTCATTAAAGATATGATGGAAAGAATCCACCACCGGGGACCGGATGATGGTGAATATTATAACGATGAAAAAGTTGGTTTAGGCTTCCGCCGGTTGAGCATAATCGATATGAGCAAGAATGCCAATCAGCCTATGTTTTGCGAAAACGGGCGTTTTATTTTAATTTTTAATGGAGAAATTTACAACTTTCATAGTCTCAAAGACACTTTAGTTGCCCGCGGTCATGAATTCCAAAGTCACACGGACAGCGAAGTCGTCCTGCATGGCTATGAGGAGTATGGCGCTGATATTCTTCAGAAACTTCGTGGGATGTACGCGTTCGCTATATGGGACAGAGATACAGAGGAATTGTTCTTAGCAAGAGACCCTTTCGGAATTAAGCCGCTATATTATACGAATCATACGGATGATGGGACTTTCTTATTCGGTTCTGAGATAAAGTCTTTCTTGTCCTGCCCTACTTTTATGAAAGAGTTTAACGAGAAGGCCCTTAAACCTTTTCTTACTTTCCAATACTCTGCCCTGGATGAGACATTCTTTAAAGGAGTGTACAAATTGCCGCCCGGCCATTATATGGTCTATAAAAATGGCCAGTTCGATTTCTATCGCTATTGGGATGCTGATTACTCTGAGAATACGAAGGCATTGAAAGACGCAGTCGCCTCCATCAATGAGATTATGGAAGACTCCGTTCGCTATCACAGAATAAGTGATGTAAAAGTAGGTTCCTTCCTGTCAGGGGGGATTGACTCCAGCTACGTGACGACTCTGCTTAAACCAGAAAACACATTTTCTGTTGGCTTTAAACAGCATGAAGGAATTTTTAATGAGACCAATTTGGCAGAGGATTTGTCGGAGCAGTTAACTATTCAAAATCATAAACGGTTGATTTCAGGTGAAGAATTTTTTGAGAAAATTCCTAAAATCCAATACCATATGGACGAACCCCATGCTAACCTGTCATCTGTTCCGCTCTATTTTTTAGCTGAATTGGCAAGTCAGCATGTAACAGTCGTTCTTTCCGGTGAAGGTGCCGATGAACTATTCGGCGGATATGACTGGTATCAAATCAGCTCCAAGCAAAAAGCCTATGAGAAAATACCTTTCCCTGTCAGAAGAGTGGTTTCTAAAGTATGCTCGCACCTTCCATCTAACAAAATGACGAACTTCCTGACCAAGGGCGGACAAAAAGTGGAAGAAAAATTCATAGGTCAGGCTAAAGTATTTACTGATGAGGATGCTAAAAAAGTATTGAAACAACCGTTTTATAACGATCAGACACCTGCAGGAATTCTCTCATCTACTTATAAAAGAGTAGCAAAAGCCAATGAAAGCACAAAAATGCAGTACGCTGATATTAATCACTGGCTGCCGGGCGATATTTTACAAAAGGCCGACAAAATGAGTAATGCCCATTCCCTTGAGCTGCGCGTACCTTTTCTTGATAAAAAAGTGATGGAAGTAGCCGGTGACCTTCATCCTTCTCTCAGAGCAAATCAAAAGGATACAAAGTATGCTTTGAGACAAGCAGCCAAATCGATCCTGCCCGATGAATGGGCTAACCGCCCGAAAGTTGGTTTCCCTGTTCCGATCAGGCACTGGATGCGTCAGGAAAAATATTTCCGGCACGTCAAAGAACTCTTTTTATCAGAGACAGCCTCCCAATTTTTCCACACCGAAGAGCTGCTGCGTTATTTAAATGAGCATTACGAGGGCCGAAAGAACCATCATCGATATATATGGACGGTGTACGTATTTTTAACATGGTATGAGGTGTACTTCATTAAAGACGGTCAATCACCTGAAAAAACTGAACCAAAAGAAATTGATCAAACGCTTGTTTATGCCTAG
- a CDS encoding leucine-rich repeat domain-containing protein encodes MDNKKIKEAIDRKISKTPLFTEADRRRFYENRRKPKRRWMPAVPQVMSVLLVFLLISGSVYFINSGNPFENPADTPEQKLEDVPPPAPEESPTDEVKEIVEEIKNLIKTYHFSPETAQTLRELGEEVTQTRGPDGPGVDEIDGYMSTGDYIFLKGDNFNYSNTLSRGNIPSIEHFQREELGVFLRIKRGEVHSSATITYLSQDKEQLIQERYTTNGLHQDFEKVIGSNQPVEMQPLVQESIAQSLDKNPESLTKSDLLELEELKIDASNLNGIYDWASDPEVFRSMKNLRKLTLNQVKVSGELLKGIPHLEQVTFIGPTLDDLSNVAEGLQQVRYLNIQDSSFRGNADDILKLKSLNIVRLDKSIVTDYEKLQFEGIDVRW; translated from the coding sequence TTGGATAATAAAAAAATAAAAGAGGCGATCGACCGTAAAATCAGTAAAACCCCATTATTTACAGAAGCTGATCGGCGCCGCTTTTATGAAAATCGTCGTAAACCAAAGCGTCGCTGGATGCCGGCCGTCCCTCAAGTTATGTCAGTTCTGCTTGTATTCCTGTTAATCAGCGGGTCCGTTTATTTTATAAACTCGGGAAATCCTTTTGAGAACCCTGCAGATACACCTGAGCAAAAGCTTGAAGATGTTCCGCCTCCCGCTCCAGAGGAGTCACCTACTGATGAAGTTAAAGAGATCGTTGAAGAGATTAAAAATTTAATTAAAACATATCACTTTAGTCCAGAAACAGCTCAAACTTTAAGGGAATTAGGAGAAGAAGTGACACAAACTAGAGGACCGGATGGACCTGGAGTTGATGAAATTGATGGATATATGTCTACAGGAGATTATATTTTCTTAAAAGGAGATAATTTTAATTACTCAAATACACTTTCAAGAGGAAATATACCTTCTATTGAGCATTTTCAAAGAGAAGAATTAGGGGTTTTTCTAAGGATCAAACGTGGAGAAGTACATTCATCCGCTACTATTACGTACCTCTCACAAGACAAAGAACAGTTAATCCAAGAGAGATACACTACTAATGGACTACATCAAGACTTTGAGAAAGTCATCGGTTCCAACCAACCTGTTGAAATGCAACCGTTAGTCCAGGAATCTATTGCCCAATCATTAGATAAAAACCCTGAATCTTTAACAAAAAGCGACTTATTAGAATTAGAAGAACTAAAAATAGACGCATCTAATTTAAACGGTATCTATGACTGGGCAAGTGACCCAGAAGTGTTCCGTTCTATGAAAAACTTAAGGAAATTGACGTTAAATCAGGTTAAGGTTTCTGGTGAATTATTAAAAGGGATTCCTCATCTAGAACAAGTGACGTTTATCGGTCCGACATTAGATGACTTAAGTAATGTAGCTGAAGGATTGCAGCAAGTCCGCTATTTAAACATTCAAGACTCTTCCTTCCGTGGAAATGCGGACGACATTCTTAAGTTAAAATCTTTAAATATTGTTAGATTGGATAAATCCATTGTTACCGATTATGAAAAATTGCAGTTTGAAGGCATTGATGTTCGCTGGTAA
- a CDS encoding sigma-70 family RNA polymerase sigma factor, with the protein MTGNTQVDLTNDEAVEYIMHHYGEALKRTIYTYVKNHHTTDDLFQEVLILIYRKWDQFNGQSQLKTWAIRIAINRCKDYLRSPLHRIKLVKDQWFDQKDTYQLEATVIQKEQWDEIADAILNLPIKYREVMILTFQQNMTHQEIADVTNTPISTIKSRMQRARKMLKKHVHEGEWTLG; encoded by the coding sequence GTGACCGGAAATACACAAGTCGACTTAACGAATGATGAAGCAGTTGAATACATTATGCACCACTATGGTGAAGCATTAAAACGAACTATATATACGTATGTAAAAAACCATCACACCACCGATGATCTTTTTCAAGAAGTACTGATATTGATCTACCGGAAATGGGATCAATTCAATGGACAATCACAGCTGAAAACCTGGGCTATAAGAATAGCAATCAACCGCTGCAAAGATTATTTACGCTCTCCTCTTCACCGAATCAAACTGGTCAAAGATCAATGGTTTGATCAGAAAGACACGTACCAGCTTGAGGCTACTGTGATACAGAAGGAACAATGGGATGAAATTGCCGATGCGATTTTAAATCTGCCAATTAAGTACAGAGAAGTAATGATACTAACCTTTCAACAAAATATGACTCATCAAGAAATCGCTGATGTAACAAACACACCGATTTCAACTATCAAAAGTCGTATGCAGCGGGCCAGAAAAATGTTGAAAAAACACGTGCATGAGGGGGAATGGACCCTTGGATAA
- a CDS encoding phytoene desaturase family protein encodes MVYDVGIVGAGFGGLAAAAELSRKGLNVLVLEASNELGGSAGKYERERYRFQSGATVGMGFEPGGVFDQLYKNLDLKTPAMKLLNPIMEIHMPDRTIHYYRDRNQWYNEIQRNFPEVSNEIKTFYEEIFKVGEMVDRLVEKLPIFPPKTMRDWLTLPSLMNQESIRLIPFLMQTVEDRLKKYQLHHYHLFKTFLNGELMDSVQTSVDRCPAFLGYAALQTFHKGAYAVHGGLATVAEQLADYIKGCGNEVKLRHPVHLVDKEGGTFRLHTKRKKIYEVKRVILNNSVHNFHDTLSPKLGKHSYIKEQKEMKRESWGAFIIHAGVDQSVFESTDVLYHQFIDPHHPEELHDGGQFLMSLSDPVDQKMAPEGKRSLTISTHTSIRQWWEAEDYNIKKERMKERLIQTVDHYFPGFSNHLDIVLPGTPVTFEKWLRRKQGKVGGYAPKGSYSWLNSYSIRTGIDGVLQCGDTVFPGAGTLGVTLSGLMVAKELTK; translated from the coding sequence ATGGTTTATGATGTGGGAATCGTTGGAGCAGGCTTCGGTGGATTAGCTGCAGCTGCCGAGCTCTCAAGAAAAGGGTTAAATGTACTAGTTTTAGAAGCTTCCAACGAGCTTGGAGGCAGTGCAGGTAAGTATGAACGCGAGAGGTATCGGTTCCAATCCGGTGCTACAGTTGGGATGGGGTTTGAACCAGGTGGTGTATTTGACCAACTGTATAAGAACCTCGATCTAAAAACCCCAGCGATGAAACTGTTGAATCCAATTATGGAGATTCATATGCCTGATCGAACGATTCACTATTATCGCGATCGGAATCAATGGTATAACGAAATCCAAAGGAATTTTCCAGAGGTTTCAAATGAGATAAAGACTTTCTATGAAGAAATATTTAAAGTTGGAGAAATGGTTGATCGCTTAGTGGAAAAGTTACCGATATTTCCACCGAAAACAATGAGAGACTGGCTTACTCTTCCTTCCTTAATGAATCAAGAATCCATCAGGCTTATCCCATTTCTCATGCAGACCGTAGAAGACCGTTTAAAGAAATACCAGCTTCATCATTATCATTTGTTTAAGACATTTCTTAATGGAGAGTTAATGGACAGTGTCCAAACAAGTGTGGATCGGTGTCCAGCCTTTCTTGGGTATGCGGCTTTACAAACTTTTCATAAAGGTGCTTATGCCGTCCACGGGGGCCTGGCAACGGTTGCAGAACAATTGGCAGATTATATTAAAGGGTGTGGGAACGAAGTAAAGCTTCGACACCCTGTCCACCTTGTTGATAAAGAGGGTGGAACTTTTCGATTGCATACAAAACGAAAGAAAATTTATGAAGTCAAAAGAGTGATACTAAATAATTCGGTCCATAATTTCCATGATACGTTATCTCCAAAATTAGGTAAACATTCCTATATTAAAGAACAAAAGGAAATGAAGCGAGAGTCATGGGGAGCGTTTATCATTCATGCGGGTGTAGACCAAAGCGTGTTTGAATCCACTGATGTTTTGTACCATCAGTTCATTGATCCGCACCACCCTGAAGAATTGCATGACGGTGGTCAATTTTTAATGTCGCTTTCTGATCCTGTTGATCAGAAAATGGCTCCGGAGGGAAAGAGGTCACTCACAATATCTACCCATACTTCTATTCGTCAGTGGTGGGAAGCGGAGGATTACAATATTAAAAAAGAAAGGATGAAAGAACGTCTTATTCAGACTGTCGACCATTACTTTCCTGGATTCTCCAACCATTTGGATATTGTTCTCCCTGGTACTCCAGTTACTTTCGAAAAATGGTTACGAAGAAAGCAAGGAAAAGTAGGTGGCTATGCGCCGAAGGGAAGCTACAGCTGGCTGAATAGCTACTCCATACGAACAGGGATCGATGGTGTTCTGCAATGTGGGGATACTGTATTCCCAGGGGCAGGGACACTTGGTGTCACACTTTCAGGCTTAATGGTAGCTAAAGAGCTTACGAAATGA